A genomic segment from Desulfuromonas sp. encodes:
- a CDS encoding 50S ribosomal protein L15: MDLSNLKPAIGSTKNRKRLGRGPGSGTGKTSGKGHKGQNARSGGGVKPGFEGGQMPLQRRLPKRGFTPLTRKEYALVNLRDLAQFEPDSVVDAEALSKCGLVGRLKDGIKILGDGELGHALTVKAHKFSKSAVSKIEAAGGKVEVI, from the coding sequence ATGGATTTAAGCAATCTTAAGCCGGCAATCGGCTCGACGAAGAACAGAAAGAGGCTTGGCCGCGGACCGGGATCCGGTACCGGCAAGACCTCCGGCAAGGGCCATAAAGGTCAGAATGCCCGCTCCGGCGGCGGTGTCAAGCCCGGTTTTGAAGGTGGGCAGATGCCACTGCAGCGGCGCTTGCCGAAGCGTGGATTCACGCCTCTCACTCGCAAGGAATATGCGCTGGTCAATCTGCGTGATCTCGCCCAGTTCGAGCCCGACAGCGTTGTCGATGCCGAGGCTTTGAGCAAATGCGGACTGGTCGGACGACTCAAGGATGGTATCAAGATCCTGGGTGATGGCGAGCTCGGTCATGCCCTGACTGTCAAGGCTCACAAGTTCAGCAAATCGGCGGTTTCGAAGATTGAAGCAGCCGGCGGCAAGGTCGAGGTCATCTAA
- a CDS encoding 50S ribosomal protein L30 yields MAAEIKVTLKKSPIGRNEYFSRVLNGMGLTKLHKTVVLQDTPEFRGMINKVSHMVSVEE; encoded by the coding sequence ATGGCCGCAGAAATAAAGGTCACACTCAAGAAAAGTCCGATCGGTCGCAATGAATACTTTTCGCGTGTTCTGAACGGCATGGGTCTGACAAAGTTGCACAAGACAGTTGTTTTGCAGGATACCCCTGAGTTTCGTGGGATGATCAACAAGGTCTCCCATATGGTTTCTGTTGAGGAATAA
- a CDS encoding adenylate kinase: MKLILLGPPGAGKGTQAKMLTEAFGIPQISTGDILRAAVKEGTAMGLKAKSFMDAGALVPDEVVIGIVAERLQKPDCDAGFILDGFPRTVPQADALGDNLRDLDKNLDAVISLEVDVEALVERLTGRRTCKDCGRGYHVTFDPSKIEGVCDACGGELFQRDDDQEETIRKRLDVYNEQTSPLIDYYAKAGLLKSLDGMQQIDKVQQQMLELLKAG; encoded by the coding sequence ATGAAACTGATTTTGCTAGGCCCTCCGGGGGCAGGTAAAGGGACCCAGGCCAAGATGCTGACCGAAGCGTTCGGTATCCCGCAGATTTCGACTGGCGATATTCTCCGGGCTGCGGTCAAGGAGGGGACGGCGATGGGGCTCAAGGCCAAAAGCTTCATGGATGCCGGTGCTCTGGTTCCGGATGAGGTGGTTATCGGCATCGTTGCCGAGCGTTTGCAGAAGCCTGATTGCGACGCCGGATTTATCCTCGACGGATTTCCGCGCACTGTGCCGCAGGCCGATGCTCTGGGTGATAACCTCCGGGACCTCGATAAGAACCTGGATGCGGTTATCTCACTTGAGGTTGATGTCGAAGCCCTGGTTGAACGGTTGACCGGCCGTCGAACCTGTAAGGATTGTGGTCGCGGCTACCATGTCACCTTCGACCCTTCGAAAATCGAAGGAGTTTGTGATGCCTGTGGCGGCGAACTTTTTCAGCGGGATGACGATCAGGAAGAGACGATCCGGAAACGGCTAGATGTTTATAATGAGCAGACCTCGCCGCTCATCGATTATTATGCCAAGGCCGGCCTGCTCAAGAGCCTCGACGGCATGCAACAGATAGACAAGGTTCAGCAGCAGATGCTCGAGTTGCTGAAGGCGGGTTGA
- a CDS encoding preprotein translocase subunit SecY, giving the protein MLSIVQNIFAIPELRRRILFTLGMLAVYRVGCHVPTPGVDASVLASFFEGTEGTLLGLVSAFTGGALERMTVFALGIMPYISASIILQLLTVVFEPVQRLSKEGEQGRKTITKWTRYGTIILSVVQGTGIAVGLQSMRGPAGELVVPSQGIGFILLTVITLTAGTAFIMWLGEQITERGIGNGISLIIFAGIIANMPSAIVNSVRLLKTGALSIFVMIIILAFMVAVIAFIIFMERAQRRLPIHYAKRVAGARSGGQSSHLPLKINMSGVIPPIFASSIIMFPATVANLVEVPWVQSVASMMTPDQLLYNVIFVAAIVFFCYFYTAVTFNPIDVADNIKKQGGYVPGIRPGKATVDYIDTVLNRITFAGAIYISAVCVLPTIMIGQFNVPFFFGGTSLLIVVGVGLDTASQIEAHLISRSYEGFMQGVSIKGRRG; this is encoded by the coding sequence TTGTTATCGATTGTCCAGAATATCTTTGCAATCCCTGAGCTCCGCCGTCGTATCCTCTTTACCCTCGGAATGCTGGCCGTTTATCGGGTCGGTTGTCATGTTCCGACGCCGGGTGTCGATGCGTCGGTTCTGGCGAGTTTTTTTGAAGGGACTGAAGGGACCTTGCTCGGTCTGGTTTCGGCCTTTACCGGGGGTGCCCTGGAGCGGATGACCGTTTTTGCCCTCGGGATCATGCCGTACATCAGTGCCTCGATTATTCTGCAGTTGCTGACCGTCGTCTTCGAACCGGTGCAGCGGTTGTCAAAAGAGGGTGAACAGGGCCGCAAGACCATTACCAAATGGACCCGTTACGGCACGATTATCCTGTCGGTTGTTCAGGGGACCGGTATTGCCGTCGGATTGCAGAGTATGCGCGGCCCGGCCGGTGAGCTGGTAGTACCGAGCCAGGGAATCGGCTTTATCCTGCTTACGGTCATTACCCTGACCGCCGGTACCGCTTTCATCATGTGGCTCGGTGAGCAGATTACCGAACGGGGCATCGGCAACGGCATCTCGCTGATTATCTTTGCCGGAATTATCGCCAATATGCCTTCGGCAATTGTCAACTCGGTGCGACTGTTGAAGACCGGGGCCCTGTCGATTTTTGTCATGATTATTATTCTGGCCTTCATGGTTGCGGTTATCGCCTTCATCATCTTTATGGAGCGAGCCCAGCGGCGCTTGCCGATTCATTACGCCAAGCGGGTTGCCGGAGCACGTTCCGGCGGACAGTCGAGCCATCTGCCGTTAAAGATCAATATGAGCGGTGTTATTCCGCCGATTTTCGCCAGTTCGATTATCATGTTTCCGGCAACTGTCGCCAACCTGGTAGAGGTGCCGTGGGTTCAGTCTGTTGCATCGATGATGACCCCGGATCAACTGCTGTATAATGTAATCTTCGTCGCAGCAATCGTCTTCTTCTGCTATTTCTACACCGCGGTCACGTTTAATCCGATCGACGTTGCCGACAATATCAAGAAGCAGGGCGGCTACGTTCCGGGTATTCGTCCCGGCAAGGCTACCGTTGACTATATTGATACCGTTCTTAACCGGATTACCTTTGCCGGCGCGATTTATATCTCGGCCGTATGTGTCCTGCCAACGATCATGATCGGCCAGTTCAACGTTCCGTTTTTCTTTGGCGGAACCTCGTTGCTGATTGTCGTCGGTGTCGGTCTGGATACAGCTTCACAGATTGAAGCACACCTGATCTCGCGCTCTTACGAGGGTTTCATGCAGGGCGTTTCGATCAAGGGCCGCCGCGGTTAA